The Humulus lupulus chromosome 3, drHumLupu1.1, whole genome shotgun sequence genome window below encodes:
- the LOC133825033 gene encoding probable plastid-lipid-associated protein 13, chloroplastic produces the protein MFPVTDRRSSCLERLNPTPRPTTSPFLEGQWSFEWFGSGSPGLFAAKFISERFPSNLANLSKMDMVIKDGYARVTTNMRVLNSIETKFTLSTKLIIDGPLRMREEYTGGVFETPKVIEETVLEQVKGALGQVANTIHHLPVPVRDAFTGGLRVPLMFGKIFLVLCPGNNYCMGQNPVLSVLTLFTSNVFYHGFSGCQNVKQEMSCDSGGLQANGCDSGDALARVVPAMELRLWESKGGAEGDEDDIVVPLIDLLLQCKGE, from the exons ATGTTTCCCGTCACCGACCGAAGAAGCTCGTGCCTTGAGCGGCTTAATCCGACGCCTCGTCCAACGAC GTCACCATTCTTGGAGGGTCAGTGGAGTTTCGAATGGTTTGGGTCTGGAAGCCCAGGTTTATTTGCTGCCAAATTCATATCCGA GAGATTTCCCTCAAATTTGGCTAACTTGTCGAAAATGGATATGGTGATCAAGGATGGATATGCAAGAGTTACGACAAACATGAGAGTTTTGAACTCA ATAGAAACCAAGTTTACTCTGTCAACAAAATTGATTATTGATGGACCACTTCGAATGAGAGAGGAATACACAGGAGGGGTTTTTGAGACACCAAAGGTTATTGAAGAAACGGTGCTAGAACAGGTTAAAGGTGCACTTGGTCAGGTAGCAAACACAATACATCACCTTCCTGTACCTGTTAGGGATGCTTTCACTGGTGGTCTGAGAGTTCCTTTGA TGTTTGGTAAGATATTTCTTGTTCTTTGTCCTGGAAATAACTACTGTATGGGACAGAACCCTGTCCTTTCA GTTCTTACTTTGTTTACTAGTAATGTCTTCTATCATGGTTTTTCTGGATGTCAA AATGTGAAGCAAGAG ATGAGTTGCGACAGTGGAGGCTTGCAGGCAAATGGTTGCGACAGTGGGGACGCACTAGCGAGGGTCGTGCCGGCGATGGAGTTGCGGTTGTGGGAGAGCAAAGGTGGGGCT GAAGGCGATGAGGACGACATCGTGGTTCCCCTgattgatcttcttttgcagtgTAAGGGTGAGTAA
- the LOC133823139 gene encoding thioredoxin H-type-like, whose amino-acid sequence MGAANSIPQETAAPTIKGSESRIKAVRNKDEWKAYFNTYKEQDKLVVIDFTATWCGPCRSMEPTLSDLSKLFIDVEFVKIDVDELPDVAAECGVQAMPTFLLMKKGSQVDRVVGARKDELKKKIDNHRRSK is encoded by the exons ATGGGAGCAGCAAATTCAATCCCCCAAGAGACAGCGGCCCCAACTATTAAAGGGTCAGAATCACGCATCAAAGCAGTCCGTAACAAGGACGAATGGAAGGCTTATTTCAACACTTACAAGGAACAAGACAAGCTG GTGGTGATCGATTTCACGGCTACATGGTGCGGACCTTGTCGATCTATGGAGCCAACTCTCTCAGACCTCTCTAAGTTATTCATCGATGTTGAGTTTGTCAAGATTGACGTGGATGAACTCCCG GATGTGGCTGCAGAATGTGGGGTCCAGGCAATGCCTACGTTTTTACTTATGAAGAAAGGGAGCCAAGTTGATAGGGTGGTGGGAGCTAGGAAAGATGAATTAAAGAAGAAGATTGACAACCACCGCCGTTCTAAGTAA